The DNA sequence GAACCAGAGCAGTTCATGGATGATCGAGCGCAGATGCAGCTTCTTGGTCGTCAGGACCGGGAAGCCCTCGGAGAGATCGAAGCGCATCTGGTGGCCGAAGACCGAACGCGTGCCCGTTCCCGTCCGGTCGCCCCGGTCGGTTCCGTTGGTCATCACATGGTCGAGAAGGTCGAGATATTGCTGCATGGTCTGGCGCCGCCGATTCGTACTTTCCTCAAATTTAGGACGAAGCCGGCGGCGAACCAATGACCAAGGGACGATTATCCCGGATAATTCGGCTGCCCTAGAGGGGATGAGGAAAAGTGCGCGCGCTTTTCCGCCCGCATCCCGCTCCAACCAGGCGAAGCGATCACGTTTATGGTTTTGGGTCGATCGACCCAAAACCATCGTGATCTACAGCGCTTGCAGCTTCCCGAGGTTCTTCGCCACCAGGTAATAGAAGGTAACGCGCGACTTGGAGCGATCGGCAGACATCTCCTTGACCGTGGCGGCAATCGCCGTATCCGCGTCGGCACCGCTGATGCCGAGCTTCTTCTCGCACCATTTTTCCTTGACCCGCTCGAGTTCCTTGGGATCCGTCGCCGAAACGAGCGAGGAATCCTTGTTGCGAAGCGCAATGCCAAGGTGACGCACGATCTTGTTGACGATCGCCTCGTCGGCGCCGCTGTCGTATTTCTGCACATCTGCGAGGTAGTCCGTCATGAAGCCTCCAGGTTGCTTTGTTTCGCGAAACTGCGGCCCGACATTACCGGCCGCATGCAGCAGCGGGAGTTTTTCATGGCTGTCGGTCAAGTCAAGGCGGTTCGGCGGACACCCGACCCGGGACAAAGTCATATAACCGCTACATCCCCCTTTTCTTGGAGACCGGAAAGACCTATATGAACGGTGCCGTCTTCGGGCGGCTATGGCAATAAACGGGCGATGAAATAAACCCATTGGACCCGGGGGCGGTACCCGGCGCCTCCACCAAAAACCGATCCCTGGCGATCGGCTTTTGATGGGGGCGAAATAGGATCGACAAGGGCGTAAAGATCGACTTTTTGCTCGGCATTGTACCACCGTTATCGGGCTAAACTTATAGTTGCAAACGACAACTATGCTGAAGCACGTCTCGCTGCTTAATCGCGGTGCGACACTTCAAATCAAGTCCTTCCGGGTAGCACCGTAAGGCGGGGTCCGAAGGCACCTGGCAACAGAAGCCTTCACCTTCTCCCCCGCCTCGAAATGGTCTATAGATGCTCAAATAATTGACTCGTCCCTAGTGGATGGGTGATGAAAAGTGACGGCGTTAGCCGGCAGCAAGCAGTAAGATTGAGTTCGAGGAAAGACGGGACACTCATGGGCCAGGACCACATCCGCTACGACATTCTGGCACAGGACGCGCTCCGCAGCGTCATCCGCAAGGTCTTGACCGAGGTCGCCACGACAGGCCATCTGCCGGGCGAACACCACTTCTTCATCACCTTTCTGACCGGCGCGCCGGGCGTACGCATCTCGCAGCACCTCAAGGCGAAATATCCCGAACAGATGACCATCGTCGTCCAGCACCAGTTCTGGGAACTGAAGGTCACCGAGACTGGCTTCGAGATCGGGCTTTCCTTCTCCGACACCCCGGAACGCCTGGTGATCCCGTTCAACGCCATCCGCGGTTTCTACGACCCCTCGGTCAATTTCGAACTGGAGTTCGATGTCGCCGCCGGCGAGGAGGAGGAAGTGGAATCGGCAGAAATCACCGCCTATCCGGTTCCGGAAGAAAACGGCGAAGCCACGGCCAAGGAAGACAAGCCTACCGAACCGAAGAACGGCGGTGGCTCCGTCGTTTCGCTCGATTCCTTCCGCAAGAAGAACTGATCACCACCGGCTGCACGCTCCCTCCGGTCGCAGAC is a window from the Ensifer adhaerens genome containing:
- a CDS encoding DUF2853 family protein, with protein sequence MTDYLADVQKYDSGADEAIVNKIVRHLGIALRNKDSSLVSATDPKELERVKEKWCEKKLGISGADADTAIAATVKEMSADRSKSRVTFYYLVAKNLGKLQAL
- a CDS encoding SspB family protein, producing MGQDHIRYDILAQDALRSVIRKVLTEVATTGHLPGEHHFFITFLTGAPGVRISQHLKAKYPEQMTIVVQHQFWELKVTETGFEIGLSFSDTPERLVIPFNAIRGFYDPSVNFELEFDVAAGEEEEVESAEITAYPVPEENGEATAKEDKPTEPKNGGGSVVSLDSFRKKN